In Nocardioides conyzicola, one genomic interval encodes:
- a CDS encoding helix-turn-helix transcriptional regulator translates to MGSVDALTGRRAECGLMDDLVTGASASPVVLVRGEPGIGKTSLVAWARDVAASRGMVTLSAAGTPTERGLPFATLHQLLHPLGTDEKTPRWRRAVADALNALDAPEAAGAAMVGTAMSVLELLTDVARETGLFVAVDDVQWVDGPTRDVLTFVARRLGPEPVRLALAGRDEQPDPLEEVALGQGWHTVRLSRLDDVAAAALLDRVAPDLPADARRRVLDEAAGNPLAIKELPKTITDAAYIDGGDLLPVSRRLESAFASRMAVLPERTRRLVLLAALHDSDAVGEVLAAGRVLTGMAVSLRDFEPAVEVGLVEIDRDKVRFGHPLVRSAVSQDAGPATRQEAHRVLARTARSPDRRVWHAAAAAEAPDEAVADQLDQAAVAALQGGALETAARAYEEAARLSADPRRRATRQLLLLEMLDEMGQRDRALTVLELLDPAVLDAGERTRLNWMHELLTTGAWSGGDRVRLFAQIARRMHADGDTRRATAMLVGIALRSWWSNVDADTSRLLAESADEVTAADSAVHLIVTSLAAPEERGAKSLAAYDRLDLSLADRNAEVMLGLGLGAAGLGDHPRGRQLYALAVADGRRQGRLSSLTQALAGSAWCELHLGRLRRAEVAGEEGRRLALETMQPLWEATSSLAVAASRSLRGDVETALMDADRAEEVFLAVGADPMLALVRTVRGYAALARGQYDEAFTQLYAVFDPHDVAFHQHHCTFLVAELAEAGALGTRAEAAREAIDAVLDRRLRTGSPVLAAGALVARPLLAEESAKADLFEEALRDGLAAWPMHRARVQLHYGAWLRRGRRIAEARGPLRLAHETFAGLGAVPWAERAAVELRAAGDLPPEQVTAAWEHLTAQEIQIAALAAAGLTNRQIGERLFLSHRTVSSHLYHIFPKLGISSRGQLGAALAGLETSEDLGRSGTAN, encoded by the coding sequence ATGGGTTCCGTCGACGCGCTCACCGGGCGCCGGGCCGAGTGCGGGCTCATGGACGACCTCGTCACGGGCGCCTCCGCCTCGCCGGTGGTGCTGGTGCGCGGCGAGCCCGGGATCGGCAAGACCTCGCTGGTCGCGTGGGCGCGCGACGTGGCTGCCTCGCGCGGGATGGTCACGTTGAGCGCCGCGGGCACGCCGACAGAGCGAGGACTTCCCTTCGCGACGCTGCACCAGCTGCTCCACCCGCTCGGCACCGACGAGAAGACACCGCGGTGGCGCCGGGCGGTGGCGGACGCCCTGAATGCCCTGGACGCGCCGGAGGCCGCCGGCGCGGCGATGGTCGGCACGGCGATGAGCGTGCTCGAGCTGCTCACCGACGTGGCCCGGGAGACGGGACTCTTCGTGGCCGTCGACGACGTCCAGTGGGTCGACGGCCCGACCCGCGACGTGCTGACGTTCGTCGCCCGACGGCTCGGTCCGGAGCCGGTGCGCCTGGCGCTGGCGGGACGCGACGAGCAGCCGGACCCGTTGGAGGAGGTCGCCCTCGGCCAGGGATGGCACACCGTGCGCCTGAGCCGGCTCGACGACGTCGCGGCGGCGGCGCTGCTCGACCGGGTCGCACCCGACCTGCCCGCCGACGCCCGACGGCGAGTGCTCGACGAGGCGGCGGGCAACCCGTTGGCGATCAAGGAGCTCCCGAAGACCATCACCGATGCGGCGTACATCGATGGCGGCGACCTGCTGCCCGTCAGCCGCCGGTTGGAGTCGGCGTTCGCGTCCCGGATGGCGGTGCTGCCCGAGCGCACGCGGCGGCTGGTGCTGCTGGCGGCGCTCCACGACAGCGACGCGGTGGGCGAGGTGCTGGCGGCCGGTCGGGTGCTGACCGGGATGGCGGTGTCCCTGCGCGACTTCGAGCCCGCCGTCGAGGTCGGCCTCGTGGAGATCGACCGCGACAAGGTGCGGTTCGGGCACCCGCTGGTGCGCTCGGCCGTCTCCCAGGACGCCGGCCCGGCGACGCGCCAGGAAGCGCACCGCGTCCTCGCCCGGACGGCGCGCTCGCCCGATCGGCGGGTGTGGCACGCGGCCGCGGCGGCCGAGGCCCCGGACGAGGCGGTGGCCGACCAGCTCGACCAGGCTGCCGTCGCGGCGCTGCAGGGAGGAGCGCTGGAGACAGCGGCCCGGGCGTACGAGGAGGCAGCACGGCTCAGTGCCGACCCGCGTCGGCGCGCTACCCGACAGCTGCTCCTCCTCGAGATGCTCGACGAGATGGGCCAGCGCGACCGAGCGCTGACCGTGCTCGAGCTCCTCGACCCGGCCGTCCTTGACGCGGGGGAGCGGACCCGCCTCAACTGGATGCACGAGCTGCTGACCACCGGCGCGTGGAGCGGTGGCGACCGCGTGCGCCTGTTCGCGCAGATCGCCCGCCGAATGCACGCCGATGGCGACACCCGCAGGGCGACAGCGATGCTGGTCGGCATCGCGCTGCGGTCGTGGTGGTCCAACGTCGACGCGGACACGTCGCGGCTGCTGGCCGAGTCGGCCGACGAGGTCACGGCGGCCGACAGCGCGGTGCACCTGATCGTGACCTCGCTCGCGGCGCCCGAGGAACGCGGAGCGAAGTCGCTGGCGGCGTACGACCGGCTCGACCTCTCCCTCGCCGATCGCAACGCCGAGGTCATGCTCGGGCTCGGGCTGGGGGCCGCCGGGCTCGGTGACCACCCCAGGGGACGCCAGCTCTATGCGCTTGCCGTGGCCGACGGCCGGCGGCAGGGGCGGCTGAGCAGCCTCACCCAGGCCCTGGCCGGGTCGGCCTGGTGCGAGCTGCATCTCGGCCGGCTGCGCCGGGCCGAGGTGGCTGGCGAGGAGGGCCGACGGCTCGCGCTCGAGACGATGCAGCCGCTCTGGGAGGCCACCTCCTCGCTGGCGGTGGCGGCGTCGCGCAGCCTGCGCGGTGACGTCGAGACAGCGCTGATGGACGCCGATCGCGCCGAGGAGGTGTTCCTGGCGGTCGGCGCCGACCCGATGCTCGCCCTCGTGCGGACCGTCCGCGGCTACGCGGCGCTGGCCCGGGGCCAGTACGACGAGGCGTTCACCCAGCTGTACGCCGTCTTCGACCCGCACGACGTCGCCTTCCACCAGCACCACTGCACGTTCCTGGTCGCCGAGCTGGCCGAGGCGGGGGCGCTCGGCACCCGGGCCGAGGCCGCCCGCGAGGCGATCGACGCGGTGCTCGACCGACGACTACGCACCGGGTCGCCGGTCCTGGCGGCAGGCGCGCTGGTCGCCAGGCCGCTGCTCGCGGAGGAGAGCGCCAAGGCGGACCTCTTCGAGGAGGCGCTGCGCGACGGGCTGGCGGCGTGGCCGATGCATCGCGCGCGGGTGCAGCTCCACTACGGGGCGTGGCTGCGCCGCGGCCGGCGCATCGCCGAGGCTCGCGGGCCTCTGCGCCTGGCGCACGAGACCTTCGCCGGACTCGGCGCGGTGCCGTGGGCCGAGCGCGCGGCGGTCGAGCTCCGCGCCGCGGGGGACCTGCCCCCCGAGCAGGTCACGGCTGCGTGGGAGCACCTGACCGCCCAGGAGATCCAGATCGCCGCGCTCGCCGCCGCCGGTCTGACCAACCGCCAGATCGGCGAGCGGTTGTTCCTCTCGCATCGCACGGTGAGCTCGCACCTCTACCACATCTTCCCGAAGCTCGGGATCTCGTCGCGGGGCCAGCTCGGCGCTGCACTCGCCGGGCTGGAGACGTCGGAGGACCTCGGCCGGTCGGGCACCGCGAACTGA
- a CDS encoding Dyp-type peroxidase: protein MTIVPSDVGSEAQAVLAAPGRVSHVLVVSIRPGAEAVVRGLACALPLLVRAVGARAPDAELACVIGFSYDGWLRVAGRTAPSGMRPFEPVHGVTQTAPASPGDLLVHVRTASRGLCFELVTRVVAELRDAVRVELEVQAFRSFDNRSLLGFVEDVDNPTGAAAEVAALIGADDPEHAGGSFALVQTFLHDLTAWERLHVCEQERVMGRDKLTNTPIPAQDVDRHRLTRHQGTQPLRHDMAFGSPALGEFGTVSVAYAASPDVLEASVRRRFVGVPLGTYDPLLDFSTAVSGGLFYVPPSVQLRGLATPRGVRRAPVEVA from the coding sequence GTGACCATCGTTCCCTCCGACGTCGGCAGCGAGGCGCAGGCCGTGCTGGCGGCGCCCGGTCGGGTGTCGCACGTGCTCGTGGTCTCGATACGTCCCGGCGCCGAGGCCGTCGTGCGTGGCCTCGCCTGCGCGCTTCCCCTCTTGGTGCGAGCGGTAGGGGCGCGCGCACCGGACGCGGAGCTGGCGTGCGTCATCGGCTTCTCGTACGACGGATGGCTGCGGGTCGCGGGCCGGACCGCACCGTCAGGGATGCGACCGTTCGAGCCGGTCCACGGCGTCACCCAGACCGCACCGGCGTCACCCGGCGACCTCCTCGTCCACGTCCGGACCGCAAGCAGGGGGCTCTGCTTCGAGCTCGTGACCCGGGTGGTCGCCGAGCTCCGCGACGCGGTCCGGGTCGAGCTCGAGGTGCAGGCGTTCCGCTCCTTCGACAACCGCAGCCTCCTGGGCTTCGTCGAGGACGTCGACAACCCCACCGGCGCGGCCGCTGAGGTGGCCGCGCTCATCGGTGCGGACGATCCCGAGCACGCCGGCGGCAGCTTCGCGCTCGTGCAGACCTTCCTGCACGACCTGACGGCGTGGGAACGGCTGCACGTGTGCGAGCAGGAGCGGGTCATGGGGCGCGACAAGCTCACCAACACCCCGATCCCGGCCCAGGACGTCGACCGGCACCGGCTGACCCGTCACCAGGGGACGCAGCCGCTGCGGCACGACATGGCGTTCGGCTCGCCGGCGCTGGGGGAGTTCGGCACCGTGTCCGTCGCGTACGCCGCGTCGCCCGACGTCCTCGAGGCGAGTGTGCGGAGGCGGTTCGTCGGCGTACCGCTCGGCACCTACGACCCCCTGCTCGACTTCTCGACGGCGGTGAGCGGGGGGCTCTTCTACGTCCCCCCGAGCGTCCAGCTCCGTGGCCTGGCCACGCCGCGCGGCGTCCGTCGGGCGCCGGTGGAGGTCGCCTAG
- a CDS encoding LCP family protein, translated as MTLHRPGAPRTHRRRGSRVVLLGVALVTLAAAAYLAVVPGVAWTNVTRVDAEPDGPRPADQPGTTYLLVGLDSRSDLSSADRRRLGTGNGDGGNRADTVMLLHVGAGPALLLSVPRASLVDVPGHGTSMINAAYAYGGAPLLVQTVEAATGVRVDHYVEVGLGGVVRSVDAVGGIVICPETRMDDARAGLHVDAGCARADGPTALAYARSRHAQRLDDLDRAAHQREVVSALADAALSPRTFVSPRRYWRVASGAVASVRVGDDVGPVAMARLAWALRHVDGDGGLTCGVPITDADVAVVHWDRERAAEMFALVQEDRVADLDESLCRRSGLATVTAGGAHPAPSRQQR; from the coding sequence GTGACCCTGCACCGCCCCGGCGCTCCACGCACCCACCGCCGCCGGGGCAGCAGGGTCGTCCTGCTGGGCGTGGCCCTGGTGACGCTGGCCGCGGCGGCGTACCTCGCGGTCGTGCCCGGCGTCGCGTGGACCAACGTCACCCGGGTCGACGCCGAGCCCGACGGGCCCCGGCCGGCGGACCAGCCCGGCACGACGTACCTCCTGGTCGGCCTCGACAGCCGGTCCGACCTGTCGTCGGCCGATCGGCGACGGCTCGGCACCGGCAACGGCGACGGGGGGAACAGGGCCGACACGGTGATGCTCCTCCACGTCGGCGCCGGCCCGGCCCTCCTGCTGTCGGTGCCGCGCGCATCGCTCGTCGACGTGCCGGGGCACGGCACGTCGATGATCAACGCCGCCTACGCGTACGGCGGTGCGCCGCTGCTGGTGCAGACCGTCGAGGCGGCCACGGGAGTCCGGGTCGACCACTACGTCGAGGTCGGCCTGGGCGGCGTGGTGAGGAGCGTCGACGCCGTTGGCGGCATCGTCATCTGTCCGGAGACCCGGATGGACGACGCACGCGCCGGCCTGCACGTCGACGCCGGGTGCGCGCGGGCCGACGGCCCGACCGCGTTGGCCTACGCGCGTTCGCGGCACGCACAGCGGCTCGATGACCTGGACCGCGCCGCCCACCAGCGCGAGGTCGTCTCCGCACTCGCCGACGCGGCCCTGTCCCCGCGCACGTTCGTCAGCCCCCGGCGCTACTGGCGGGTCGCCTCCGGCGCCGTGGCGTCGGTCCGGGTGGGCGACGACGTCGGTCCGGTGGCGATGGCGCGGCTCGCCTGGGCACTGCGCCACGTCGACGGTGACGGCGGCCTGACCTGCGGGGTGCCGATCACCGACGCGGATGTCGCGGTCGTGCACTGGGACCGCGAGCGGGCCGCCGAGATGTTCGCCCTCGTCCAGGAGGACCGGGTGGCTGACCTCGACGAGTCGCTGTGTCGGCGGTCGGGTCTCGCGACGGTCACGGCCGGTGGGGCGCACCCGGCGCCGTCGCGGCAGCAGCGTTGA